Proteins encoded by one window of Nyctibius grandis isolate bNycGra1 chromosome 15, bNycGra1.pri, whole genome shotgun sequence:
- the MRPL58 gene encoding large ribosomal subunit protein mL62, with amino-acid sequence MAAHTLRGLCRPRLALGLLAARFSQRAAAGTEYRSAYSLDKLYPPRQDRDAAASAPEEPPPATLDIPMARLTVSYSRSSGPGGQHVNKVNSKAEVRFHLASADWIPEAVRQKMASMHRNKINRAGELIVNSEESRYQMRNLAICLEKIRTMVTEATETPKVVSKETTQKLIERVEKVNRERLRQKKIHSNIKQSRKADFD; translated from the exons ATGGCGGCGCACACGCTGCGGGGCTTGTGCCGGCCGCGGCTGGCGCTAGGGCTTCTCGCCGCCCGGTTCTCGCAGCGGGCCGCCGCCGGGACCGAGTACCGGAGCGCCTACAGCCTGGACAAGCTGTACCCGCCGCGGCAGGACCGCGACGCCGCCGCCAGCGCCCCG GAGGAGCCGCCGCCAGCCACCCTCGACATCCCCATGG CTCGCCTGACCGTGTCCTACAGCCGGAGCAGCGGCCCTGGAGGGCAGCACGTTAATAAAG TGAATTCCAAGGCAGAAGTTCGGTTCCACCTGGCGTCAGCAGACTGGATTCCAGAAGCTGTAAGACAAAAAATGGCATCGATG CACAGGAATAAGATAAACCGAGCTGGGGAGCTGATTGTGAACTCCGAAGAGAGTCGCTACCAGATGAGGAATTTGGCGATTTGTCTAGAAAAAATCAGAACCATGGTCACGGAGGCTACTGAGACACCCAAGGTGGTGTCCAAGGAGACTACACAGAAACTCATAGAGAG gGTGGAAAAAGTGAACCGTGAACGACTACGACAGAAGAAGATACACTCGAATATAAAACAGAGCAGGAAGGCAGACTTTGACTGA
- the CDR2L gene encoding cerebellar degeneration-related protein 2-like — protein sequence MLSADRMEEFQSEEEEPWYDQQDLEQDLHLAAELGKTLLERNKELEDSLQQMYTTNEEQVQEIEYLTKQLEMLRQMNEQHAKVYEQLDLTARDLELANQKLVLESKTSQQKIQCLTETIEGLQNQVEELQKQVEEMRSLEQLRIRREKRERRRTIHTFPCLKELCSSPRYEDAFQIHSSSTEFNQKPLERENERLQAMVNSLRSQVNQEKQRKERVEREYTSVIQEYSDLEQRVCEMENCKLRIKELEAELLELQQMKQVKKYLLSREDNLSEALLEPLNNAPEADYIDLSEEEGGKSHGPSMTPSPNHPVRKSCSDTALNAIVTKDAVSRHEGNYTLHANNVRKRGMSILREVDEQYHALLEKYEELLSKCRQHKDSVRHTGVQTSRPISRDSSFRDFRGEGHELEERKTMEKTISKHVEAVDKRLEQSQPEYKALFKEIFSRIQKTKADINATKVKNKSSK from the exons ATGCTGAGCGCCGACAGGATGGAGGAGTTTCAGAGCGAGGAAGAGGAGCCCTGGTACGACCAGCAAGACCTGGAGCAGG ACTTGCATTTGGCCGCAGAGCTGGGGAAGACGCTGCTGGAGCGCAACAAAGAGCTGGAGGACTCCCTGCAGCAGATGTACACCACCAACGAGGAGCAAGTGCAGGAAATCGAG TACCTGACCAAGCAACTAGAGATGCTGCGGCAGATGAACGAACAGCATGCGAAAGTCTATGAGCAGCTGGACCTGACAGCACGGGACCTGGAGCTAGCTAACCAGAAGCTCGTGCTGGAAAGCAAGACATCCcaacagaaaatacagtg ctTGACGGAAACGATCGAGGGGCTGCAGAACCAAgtggaggagctgcagaagcaggTGGAGGAAATGCGGAGCTTGGAGCAGCTCCGAATTCGGCGGGAGAAGAGGGAGCGGCGCCGAACCATCCACACCTTCCCCTGCCTTAAGgagctgtgctccagccccag GTATGAGGACGCATTCCAGATCCACAGCTCTTCCACAGAGTTCAACCAGAAGCCACTGGAGAGGGAGAATGAGCGTCTCCAAGCCATGGTGAACTCCCTGAGGTCCCAAGTCAACCAGGAGAAGCAGCGGAAGGAGCGAGTTGAGCGAGAGTACACCTCCGTTATTCAGGAGTACTCGGACCTCGAGCAGCGGGTGTGCGAGATGGAGAACTGCAAACTACGCATCAAGGAGCTGGAAGCAGAGCTCCTAGAGCTCCAACAGATGAAACAAGTCAAGAAGTATCTGCTCAGCAGAGAAGACAACTTGTCTGAGGCCCTCCTTGAGCCGCTGAATAATGCCCCAGAAGCAGACTACATCGACCTctctgaggaggagggagggaaaagtcACGGGCCGTCAATGACGCCTTCCCCAAACCACCCTGTCCGGAAAAGCTGCAGTGACACAGCCCTCAATGCCATCGTGaccaaggatgctgtgagcCGGCACGAGGGCAATTACACGCTGCACGCTAACAACGTGCGCAAACGGGGCATGTCCATCCTGAGGGAAGTGGACGAGCAGTATCACGCCTTGCTGGAGAAGTACGAAGAGCTCCTGAGCAAATGCCGGCAGCACAAGGACAGCGTGCGCCACACGGGGGTCCAAACGTCCCGGCCCATCTCTCGTGACAGCTCCTTCAGAGACTTCCGAGGAGAAGGCCATGAGTtggaagagaggaaaaccaTGGAGAAGACCATCAGCAAACACGTGGAGGCCGTGGACAAGCGGTTGGAGCAGAGCCAGCCCGAGTACAAGGCTCTTTTCAAGGAGATCTTCTCCCGcatccagaaaacaaaagcagacatCAACGCCACAAAGGTGAAAAACAAGAGCAGCAAATGA